In Helicobacter mastomyrinus, a single genomic region encodes these proteins:
- a CDS encoding TonB-dependent receptor domain-containing protein, translated as MKIIPYSTLVASLLSSFAIADSLDSANNQMGGGHSQESSQNVDDENVRKVNLGRSVVSASGYEQDIKDAPASIAIIPREEILTRPIRDLGDAVQDIPGVYVEAGKTGGNTISMRGLGSAYTLILIDGKRQNVAQGFDANGFNGTFTSFMPPASMIERIEVIRGPASIIYGSDAMGGVINIITKKHSDRFSGGIQLETTLSQHPQTFGPQYGINGYMNIPLIKEMLSLNLRGAYKWGGQNAFYEPGKGPHTPITYTSGNNGSVNFSNPYYNWSATGYTQWNAGGRLNFTPNKNNYIYLDSEVFFARTGSLKTSSSSITAVRDFYKFNNILSHTADYDWGKINSYIQYSQTQWASHADTNSTWGSGLWPGSSKGNTVDWANGRYNRDLIFQSTFTDDFDFGRAGSLIFNGGVYYIWQQLYTKNNGFRRDMNQVALFAEGEYLINQYFSTTLGLRYNYSDIFKAIPNPRFYVNYNPTDWLTFKAGIATGVLVPQLSYLYEGYTLSTDRGNNNTTTASYGNKNLKPEQSVSYELSAILDTEPAMLILTGFYTDFNNKISSVTGIQPGTTIDGVLCDAAGANQCAFYRNLDSAMLTGAETSFKLKPIYGISLDASYGFTYSRTLSVSNANQEFLVGEPINNIPKHKFTIKPNYHYKNFDAYIRWSGNFQTPTSAVQQSSLATSARGLVGKYYKDYQLVDIAATYKFNKTYALTFAVNNLLDVKFYDPDNLITYSSGRGGTSYINPYQRILPARAYWISFRADW; from the coding sequence ATGAAAATTATTCCGTATAGCACCTTAGTAGCAAGTTTGCTAAGTAGCTTTGCAATCGCAGATTCGCTAGATTCAGCAAATAACCAAATGGGGGGGGGGCATAGCCAAGAATCAAGTCAAAATGTAGATGATGAAAATGTCCGCAAGGTTAATCTAGGGCGCTCTGTGGTAAGTGCTTCAGGCTATGAGCAAGATATAAAAGATGCTCCGGCAAGTATAGCCATTATCCCACGTGAGGAAATACTCACTCGCCCTATTAGAGACCTAGGCGATGCGGTGCAAGATATTCCGGGTGTGTATGTGGAAGCCGGAAAAACAGGGGGTAATACCATTTCTATGCGTGGGCTTGGCTCAGCTTATACGCTTATCCTTATTGATGGCAAACGACAAAATGTCGCTCAAGGCTTTGATGCTAATGGCTTTAATGGCACCTTTACTTCCTTTATGCCTCCTGCTAGTATGATAGAGAGGATCGAGGTTATTCGAGGACCTGCTTCTATCATCTATGGAAGCGATGCAATGGGTGGGGTGATAAATATCATTACTAAAAAACATAGCGATAGATTTAGCGGGGGAATCCAACTTGAGACTACACTTTCCCAACATCCTCAAACCTTTGGTCCTCAATATGGAATAAATGGCTATATGAATATCCCTCTTATAAAAGAAATGCTTTCTTTGAATCTTCGTGGAGCCTACAAATGGGGTGGGCAAAATGCATTTTATGAACCCGGTAAGGGACCCCATACACCTATCACATATACATCAGGCAATAATGGCAGCGTAAATTTTAGCAATCCATATTATAATTGGTCTGCTACAGGCTATACCCAATGGAATGCCGGAGGACGGCTCAACTTCACGCCTAATAAAAATAATTATATCTACTTAGATTCTGAAGTATTCTTTGCACGGACAGGAAGCCTCAAAACATCATCAAGCAGCATTACTGCGGTAAGAGATTTCTATAAATTTAATAATATTTTAAGCCACACCGCAGATTATGATTGGGGTAAAATCAATAGTTATATACAATATAGTCAAACACAATGGGCTTCTCACGCTGATACCAATAGCACTTGGGGTAGTGGGCTTTGGCCAGGTTCATCAAAAGGAAATACCGTAGATTGGGCGAATGGACGATACAATCGAGACCTTATTTTTCAATCTACCTTTACTGATGATTTTGATTTTGGTAGAGCAGGAAGCCTTATCTTTAATGGTGGAGTGTATTATATATGGCAGCAGCTCTATACTAAAAACAATGGCTTTAGAAGAGATATGAATCAAGTAGCCCTTTTTGCCGAGGGTGAATATCTCATCAATCAATACTTTAGCACGACTCTAGGCTTACGCTACAATTACAGCGATATTTTTAAGGCTATCCCTAATCCTCGATTCTATGTGAATTACAATCCTACCGATTGGCTTACTTTTAAGGCTGGCATTGCCACAGGGGTGCTTGTGCCACAGCTTAGCTATCTCTATGAGGGTTATACGTTAAGCACCGATAGGGGTAACAATAACACAACCACGGCATCTTATGGTAATAAAAACCTAAAGCCCGAGCAGAGTGTGAGCTATGAGCTAAGCGCTATTCTTGATACTGAACCAGCTATGCTAATATTAACCGGATTCTATACAGATTTTAATAATAAAATTTCAAGCGTTACAGGCATTCAACCCGGAACTACTATCGATGGTGTATTATGTGATGCAGCGGGTGCTAATCAATGTGCCTTTTATCGCAACCTTGATAGTGCTATGCTCACAGGAGCAGAGACAAGCTTTAAGCTAAAGCCTATTTATGGAATCTCTCTTGATGCAAGTTATGGATTTACTTATTCAAGAACACTTAGTGTCTCTAATGCAAATCAAGAATTTCTTGTAGGTGAGCCTATAAACAATATTCCTAAACATAAATTTACCATTAAGCCAAACTATCACTATAAGAACTTTGATGCCTATATTCGCTGGAGTGGTAACTTCCAAACACCCACTTCCGCAGTGCAACAAAGCAGTCTTGCTACAAGTGCGCGAGGACTTGTAGGGAAGTATTATAAAGATTATCAGTTAGTAGATATTGCGGCTACCTATAAGTTTAATAAAACTTATGCCCTCACTTTTGCGGTGAATAATCTCCTTGATGTGAAATTCTATGATCCAGATAATTTGATTACTTATAGCAGTGGAAGGGGTGGCACATCATATATTAATCCCTATCAAAGAATCTTGCCCGCAAGAGCATATTGGATAAGTTTTAGGGCGGATTGGTAA
- a CDS encoding YhcH/YjgK/YiaL family protein: MAIIGKLTQLDWFFKAYPMLKEAKDYMLNATNPTHSIHKRIIELDLAGQERKEVSYALSQGVRAIEQTYHLKEAKNAFFETHRAFIDFQLVVEGYEYMCIGDRSAFDVKIPYDESRDLIVYDNALPYSLYSHYKALHIETSNHKTTLPKVCRPFPIDESINTPCRSNILLTSGDLAVFFPNDVHAGGLELTPNINHNVMSQVKKSVLKVPVSLLGL; encoded by the coding sequence ATGGCAATTATTGGTAAACTCACCCAACTTGATTGGTTTTTTAAGGCTTATCCTATGCTTAAAGAAGCAAAAGACTATATGCTTAATGCTACAAACCCTACCCATAGCATACATAAAAGGATTATTGAACTTGACTTAGCAGGGCAGGAACGCAAAGAAGTGAGCTATGCACTCTCACAAGGTGTGCGAGCCATCGAGCAAACCTATCATCTTAAAGAAGCTAAAAATGCGTTTTTTGAGACACATCGCGCATTTATTGACTTTCAACTTGTGGTAGAGGGATATGAATATATGTGTATTGGTGATAGGAGCGCGTTTGATGTGAAGATTCCCTATGATGAAAGTAGAGATTTAATTGTATATGATAATGCCTTACCATACAGCTTATATTCGCATTACAAGGCTTTACATATAGAAACTAGCAATCATAAAACTACTTTGCCAAAAGTATGTCGCCCTTTTCCTATTGATGAATCTATCAACACACCCTGTCGTAGCAATATACTTCTAACAAGTGGGGATCTAGCGGTATTTTTCCCTAATGATGTGCATGCGGGAGGATTAGAATTAACGCCAAATATCAATCATAATGTTATGTCTCAAGTAAAAAAAAGTGTACTCAAGGTGCCCGTATCGCTCCTTGGGTTGTAA
- the dapE gene encoding succinyl-diaminopimelate desuccinylase: MPITFLQELITYPTITPKECGIYKHILDKLQPIVQSKGLDSLIIEQEKAGVKNLFFAIMPKNTDKSALFHLCFAGHIDVVPTGENWSFEPFSGLEKEGYICGRGAQDMKGGISAFICAICDFLESSSFENSTLMLSILLTSDEEGEGIYGTKYMLEQLERESLLPHSCIVAEPTSIQRTGDMCKIGRRGSINGILTIQGKQGHVAYPEKCINPIELLGDRLGALAGAALDNGNEYFTPTRLVITDIRGGMEVVNVTPQNLKIMFNVRYSPLSNVDSIRTYIDSVLSSLPYELSLKVSSLPFITRQDSPLIQTLCEAIKHTAQITPTLSTSGGTSDARFFAQYGIDVIELGVPNDRIHAIDERVSIKDILTLRDIFLHFLHLKAKSANPLIAKEHST, from the coding sequence ATGCCTATTACATTCTTACAAGAATTGATTACCTATCCCACCATCACACCCAAAGAATGTGGGATTTACAAGCATATTTTAGATAAGCTCCAACCCATCGTGCAAAGTAAAGGGCTTGATAGCCTCATCATCGAGCAAGAAAAAGCAGGAGTGAAAAATCTGTTTTTTGCCATAATGCCTAAAAATACTGATAAAAGCGCACTTTTTCATTTATGCTTTGCTGGGCATATTGACGTCGTGCCTACGGGAGAAAATTGGTCTTTTGAGCCATTTTCAGGCTTGGAAAAAGAGGGCTATATCTGCGGTCGTGGTGCACAAGATATGAAAGGCGGCATAAGTGCGTTTATTTGCGCGATTTGCGATTTTTTAGAATCTTCGTCTTTTGAAAATTCTACATTAATGCTTTCTATTTTGCTTACAAGCGACGAGGAGGGTGAAGGCATTTATGGCACAAAATATATGCTTGAGCAGCTAGAGAGGGAATCTTTGCTCCCTCATAGCTGTATTGTCGCCGAGCCTACGAGCATTCAACGCACGGGTGATATGTGTAAAATTGGCAGACGCGGCTCAATTAATGGCATACTCACCATTCAAGGCAAGCAAGGGCACGTAGCCTATCCGGAAAAATGTATCAATCCCATAGAATTGCTAGGAGATAGGCTTGGTGCATTAGCCGGTGCAGCACTAGATAATGGAAATGAGTATTTTACGCCCACACGTCTAGTCATAACAGACATTCGTGGCGGTATGGAGGTGGTAAATGTAACGCCGCAGAATCTTAAAATAATGTTTAATGTGAGATATTCGCCTTTAAGCAATGTAGATTCTATTCGGACTTATATTGATTCTGTGCTTAGCTCACTGCCTTATGAGCTAAGCCTTAAAGTTAGCTCATTACCCTTTATCACGCGGCAGGATAGCCCTCTCATACAAACACTTTGTGAGGCGATTAAGCATACAGCACAAATCACACCTACATTAAGCACAAGCGGGGGTACAAGTGATGCGCGATTTTTCGCACAATATGGGATAGATGTGATAGAACTTGGTGTGCCAAATGATAGAATCCACGCCATAGATGAACGTGTATCCATAAAGGATATTCTTACTCTGCGCGATATTTTTCTTCATTTTTTACATTTAAAAGCAAAGAGTGCTAATCCTCTTATTGCAAAGGAGCATAGCACTTAA